The following proteins are co-located in the Paenibacillus sp. JNUCC32 genome:
- the iolD gene encoding 3D-(3,5/4)-trihydroxycyclohexane-1,2-dione acylhydrolase (decyclizing): MTTIRLTMAQALLKFLDAQYVSVDGVETKFVRGVMGIFGHGNVTGLGEALERSAGDLVYMQGKNEQGMVHAATAYAKQKNRRQIWACTSSIGPGALNMVTAAATATVNRIPVLLLPGDNFACRQPDPVLQQIEASSDYTVSAADAFKPVSRYWDRISRPEQLIAAAGQAIRVLTDPAETGAVTLALPQDVQAEAYDYPESLFEKTVHAIDRRPPAADGLMRAAARFAASKRPLIIAGGGVHYSEATGDLAAFAEAFGIPVAETQAGKSALPWNHPLNLGAMGVTGSLAANRAAAKADLIIGIGTRYSDFTTSSKWAFQREDVSFLNLNVNSADGAKLGGEALIADAKEGLQALKEILSQKGYQAGYEKGELAELKAEWDSEVDRLYAAEHPDGLSQTRALGVINEVISPSSVIVCAAGSLPGDLHRLWRPAEPKTYHMEYGFSCMGYEVSGALGVALAEPDREVYALVGDGSYLMMHSELVTSLQEGRKITILLFDNHGFQCIHNLQRSNGSDGFGNEFRRREEGTGRLTGDYLPIDFAAHARALGAKAYKGRTPAELHAALLQARKETVTTLIEIPVVPGTNTDGYESWWRVEVPEVSASSKVTDAQRQMAARSKEARPY; encoded by the coding sequence TTGACAACGATTCGATTAACGATGGCACAGGCGCTGCTGAAATTTTTGGATGCACAGTATGTTTCCGTCGATGGGGTAGAGACGAAGTTTGTGCGCGGGGTAATGGGAATCTTCGGCCACGGCAACGTGACCGGCCTTGGCGAGGCTTTGGAACGAAGCGCCGGGGATCTGGTTTATATGCAGGGCAAAAACGAACAGGGCATGGTGCACGCCGCGACGGCGTACGCCAAGCAAAAGAACCGGCGGCAAATCTGGGCCTGCACTTCCTCCATCGGACCCGGCGCGCTGAATATGGTCACCGCGGCGGCAACGGCAACCGTGAACCGTATTCCGGTACTGCTGCTGCCTGGGGACAACTTTGCCTGCCGCCAGCCTGATCCGGTACTTCAGCAGATCGAAGCCTCGTCGGACTACACCGTATCGGCCGCCGATGCATTCAAGCCGGTGAGCCGGTACTGGGACCGGATCTCCCGGCCGGAGCAGCTGATCGCGGCGGCCGGGCAGGCGATCCGCGTCTTGACGGATCCGGCGGAGACGGGAGCGGTCACCCTCGCGCTGCCGCAGGACGTGCAGGCTGAAGCTTACGATTACCCCGAATCGCTGTTCGAGAAAACCGTGCACGCCATCGACCGCCGACCGCCTGCGGCAGATGGACTGATGCGGGCGGCGGCGCGGTTTGCAGCAAGCAAGCGGCCGCTCATCATCGCCGGAGGCGGCGTGCACTACAGCGAGGCAACCGGGGATTTGGCAGCCTTTGCGGAAGCCTTCGGTATCCCGGTCGCAGAAACGCAGGCCGGTAAAAGCGCGCTTCCCTGGAATCACCCCCTGAACCTGGGGGCGATGGGCGTAACCGGCTCGCTGGCGGCGAACCGCGCAGCGGCAAAGGCCGATCTGATTATCGGCATCGGCACCCGCTATTCGGACTTTACGACGTCCTCCAAATGGGCGTTTCAACGGGAGGACGTATCGTTCCTGAACCTGAACGTCAACAGCGCGGACGGAGCCAAGCTCGGCGGCGAAGCGCTGATCGCCGATGCGAAGGAAGGGCTGCAGGCACTGAAGGAGATCCTGTCTCAAAAAGGCTATCAAGCCGGGTACGAAAAAGGCGAGCTTGCTGAGCTGAAAGCCGAGTGGGACAGCGAGGTAGACCGTCTGTACGCTGCGGAGCATCCCGACGGCTTGTCGCAGACGAGGGCGCTCGGCGTCATCAACGAGGTCATCTCCCCGTCATCGGTCATCGTCTGTGCGGCTGGCAGTCTTCCGGGAGATCTGCACCGGTTATGGAGACCGGCCGAACCGAAAACGTACCACATGGAATATGGTTTCTCCTGCATGGGATATGAGGTAAGCGGCGCCTTGGGCGTGGCCCTGGCGGAACCGGACCGCGAGGTCTACGCGCTGGTGGGGGACGGCAGTTATTTGATGATGCACTCGGAGCTGGTCACCAGCTTGCAGGAAGGCCGCAAGATAACGATACTGCTGTTCGACAACCACGGCTTCCAATGCATTCACAATTTGCAGCGGAGCAACGGCAGCGACGGCTTCGGCAACGAGTTCCGCCGCCGCGAGGAAGGCACGGGACGACTCACCGGCGATTATCTTCCGATTGATTTTGCCGCCCACGCACGCGCGCTAGGGGCTAAAGCCTACAAGGGCCGCACGCCGGCAGAACTGCATGCAGCGCTGCTTCAGGCACGGAAGGAAACGGTGACAACGCTGATCGAAATTCCGGTCGTTCCGGGAACGAACACCGACGGTTACGAGTCCTGGTGGCGCGTGGAGGTGCCGGAGGTGTCGGCCTCAAGCAAGGTAACCGATGCGCAGCGCCAGATGGCGGCTCGAAGCAAGGAAGCCAGGCCCTACTAA
- the iolE gene encoding myo-inosose-2 dehydratase, protein MSNRLFKLGIHPINWVGEDVKEHGDGTAFETIVDDIAALGLKGTEMGRKFPKDPAVLKRELDARGIQLVSQWKSVLFSDPDYRKQELEDYRRHAEFLAGFGSKVISTAEVGGSLHFDPRRTPNESIVLRLDDAGWESLAEGLNQAGEIAASYGMKLAYHHHGGTVVEQPYEVDRLMAMTDASLVSLLYDTGHAYYGGNDPLELLRKHYDRIAYIHLKDIRPDVLEQARLDNCDFVSCIRRGVFTVPGDGCIDFAPIIGELVERGYDGWAMLEGEQDPVLHPAKEYAQRAIEYLDSLDGLKKIQG, encoded by the coding sequence ATGAGCAACAGGCTGTTTAAGCTTGGGATCCATCCCATCAACTGGGTCGGCGAGGATGTAAAAGAGCATGGAGACGGCACGGCGTTTGAGACGATTGTGGACGATATTGCGGCTTTGGGGCTGAAAGGCACGGAGATGGGCCGTAAATTCCCGAAGGATCCTGCGGTTCTGAAGCGGGAGCTGGATGCCCGCGGTATCCAGCTGGTTTCCCAGTGGAAATCGGTGCTGTTCTCCGATCCCGATTACCGGAAGCAGGAGCTGGAGGACTACCGCCGGCATGCGGAGTTTCTGGCGGGGTTCGGCAGCAAAGTCATCAGCACGGCGGAGGTAGGCGGCTCGCTGCATTTCGATCCCCGCCGGACGCCGAATGAGAGCATCGTGCTCCGGTTGGATGACGCCGGATGGGAAAGCCTGGCGGAAGGGCTGAACCAGGCAGGGGAGATTGCGGCGAGTTACGGCATGAAGCTGGCTTATCATCATCATGGCGGTACGGTTGTGGAGCAGCCTTACGAGGTCGACAGGCTGATGGCCATGACCGACGCTTCGCTGGTGTCTCTCCTGTACGATACCGGTCATGCCTATTACGGGGGGAACGACCCGCTGGAGCTGCTCCGCAAGCATTATGACCGGATCGCGTATATCCACCTGAAGGATATCCGGCCTGATGTGCTGGAACAGGCGAGACTGGACAACTGCGATTTCGTAAGCTGCATCCGCAGGGGCGTGTTTACGGTTCCCGGCGATGGATGCATCGATTTCGCGCCGATAATCGGAGAGCTCGTTGAACGCGGCTATGACGGCTGGGCGATGCTGGAGGGTGAGCAGGATCCGGTGCTGCATCCGGCCAAGGAGTACGCTCAACGGGCGATTGAATACTTGGACAGCTTGGACGGACTGAAGAAGATACAGGGTTGA
- the iolC gene encoding 5-dehydro-2-deoxygluconokinase — MSEITFNNEKPMDFVAVGRLCIDLNANEINRPMEETSTFTKYVGGSPANICIGMARLGLNTGFIGKVADDQMGRFITKYLEDNGIATNGVSTDHTRAVTGLAFTEIKSPSDCSILMYRDNAADLLLETGEVSEELIASAKMVLISGTALAASPSREAVFLALDYAKRHGAVIAFDLDYRPYTWKSPQETATYYNLAAEKCDIVLGTREEFDMMEQFGGNPERSDRVTAANWFDYRAKIVIIKHGKEGSIAYTPGGASHTAQSFPAKVIKTFGAGDSYAAGLLYGLMQGWAIERCMEFGSAAASIVISSHSCSDAMPTSAAVLDYIERCKRGEITANS; from the coding sequence ATGAGTGAAATCACGTTCAATAACGAAAAACCGATGGATTTCGTGGCCGTGGGCAGACTGTGCATCGACCTGAACGCCAATGAGATTAACCGGCCGATGGAAGAGACGAGCACGTTTACCAAATATGTGGGCGGATCCCCCGCCAATATCTGTATCGGGATGGCCCGCCTGGGCCTGAATACAGGCTTCATCGGCAAGGTGGCGGACGATCAGATGGGGCGTTTTATTACCAAATATCTGGAGGATAACGGGATTGCGACGAACGGCGTCTCCACCGACCACACGCGGGCCGTAACGGGTCTGGCTTTTACCGAGATCAAGAGCCCGAGTGACTGCAGCATTCTGATGTATCGGGACAACGCCGCGGACTTGCTGCTGGAGACGGGGGAAGTGAGCGAGGAGCTGATCGCATCCGCCAAAATGGTACTCATCTCCGGGACCGCGCTCGCGGCCAGCCCCTCCCGGGAAGCCGTGTTTCTGGCTCTGGACTATGCCAAGCGCCACGGCGCCGTGATCGCGTTCGACCTCGATTACCGTCCGTACACCTGGAAATCCCCGCAGGAGACGGCAACCTATTACAATTTAGCGGCGGAAAAATGCGACATTGTCCTCGGCACGCGCGAGGAGTTCGATATGATGGAGCAGTTCGGCGGCAACCCGGAACGAAGCGACCGCGTCACGGCTGCCAATTGGTTTGATTACAGGGCCAAAATCGTCATTATCAAGCACGGCAAGGAGGGGTCCATCGCTTATACCCCCGGCGGTGCCAGCCATACGGCCCAAAGCTTTCCGGCGAAGGTCATCAAGACGTTCGGAGCGGGGGATTCGTATGCCGCCGGCCTCCTGTACGGCCTGATGCAGGGCTGGGCCATCGAACGCTGCATGGAGTTCGGAAGTGCTGCAGCGAGCATCGTCATCTCCAGCCACAGCTGCTCCGATGCGATGCCGACAAGCGCCGCCGTTCTCGATTATATCGAGCGCTGCAAGCGAGGCGAAATTACCGCCAATTCTTGA
- a CDS encoding CoA-acylating methylmalonate-semialdehyde dehydrogenase, producing the protein MTQILNNYIGGEFVPSRSERSDPVYNPATEEILAYVPLSTKEDVDQAVQAAAKAGRDWAKTAVPRRARILFKYQQLLVEHWEELARLITAENGKSYAEAYGEVQRGIECVEFAAGAPTLMMGKQLPDIATHLESGMYRYPVGVVAGITPFNFPMMVPCWMFPLAIACGNAFVLKPSERTPLLAQRLAELFSEAGLPDGVLNLVHGAHDVVNALLEHPGIAAVSFVGSQPVAEHVYKTASSHGKRVQALAGAKNHSIVMPTADLDAAVTQIVSAAFGSAGERCMACSVVVAVGDVAEPLIAKLKQAADEISIGNGADEGVFLGPVIRQAHKERTLFYIEAGEREGAKLIRDGRADEAVNGAGYFVGPTIFDEVTSEMKIWKDEIFAPVLSIMRAETLEEAIQISNRSDFANGACLFTQDGSDVRQFREHIDAGMLGVNLGVPAPMAFFPFSGWKNSFYGDLHANGTDGVEFYTRKKMVTARW; encoded by the coding sequence ATGACGCAAATCCTGAACAATTATATCGGCGGAGAATTCGTGCCATCCCGATCGGAACGCAGCGATCCGGTCTACAACCCGGCGACGGAAGAAATCCTTGCTTACGTTCCGCTTTCCACCAAGGAGGATGTGGACCAGGCGGTGCAGGCCGCCGCCAAAGCTGGACGCGACTGGGCCAAGACCGCCGTGCCGCGACGCGCGCGGATTCTGTTCAAGTATCAGCAGCTGCTCGTGGAGCACTGGGAGGAGCTGGCACGCCTGATTACGGCGGAGAACGGCAAAAGCTATGCCGAAGCCTACGGCGAAGTCCAGCGCGGCATCGAATGCGTCGAGTTTGCCGCAGGCGCGCCGACGCTGATGATGGGCAAACAGCTTCCGGACATCGCCACCCATTTGGAATCCGGCATGTACCGGTATCCGGTCGGCGTTGTGGCCGGCATCACGCCGTTCAATTTTCCGATGATGGTGCCATGCTGGATGTTTCCGCTCGCCATCGCTTGCGGCAACGCGTTCGTGCTGAAGCCTTCGGAACGTACGCCGCTCCTGGCTCAGCGCCTGGCAGAGCTGTTCTCGGAAGCGGGCCTGCCGGACGGCGTCCTGAACCTCGTTCACGGCGCCCATGATGTAGTCAACGCTTTGCTGGAGCATCCCGGCATCGCCGCCGTGTCCTTCGTCGGCTCCCAACCGGTGGCGGAGCATGTGTACAAAACCGCTTCTTCCCATGGCAAGCGCGTGCAGGCCTTGGCCGGAGCAAAAAACCACAGCATCGTGATGCCGACAGCCGATTTGGACGCCGCTGTCACCCAGATCGTCAGCGCTGCCTTCGGCTCTGCCGGTGAGCGCTGCATGGCCTGCTCCGTGGTGGTGGCCGTAGGGGACGTAGCCGAACCGCTGATCGCGAAGCTGAAGCAGGCGGCCGATGAAATCTCCATCGGCAACGGAGCGGACGAAGGCGTCTTCCTGGGGCCGGTGATCCGGCAAGCCCACAAGGAGCGCACGCTCTTTTATATCGAAGCGGGCGAGCGGGAAGGAGCGAAGCTGATTCGTGACGGCCGCGCGGACGAGGCCGTGAACGGGGCCGGATATTTCGTCGGACCGACGATTTTCGATGAAGTGACAAGCGAAATGAAGATTTGGAAGGACGAAATTTTCGCCCCGGTGTTGTCCATCATGCGGGCGGAAACGCTGGAGGAAGCAATTCAAATCTCCAACCGCTCGGACTTCGCGAACGGGGCCTGCCTGTTCACGCAGGACGGCAGCGATGTGCGCCAGTTCCGCGAACATATCGATGCCGGCATGCTGGGCGTAAACCTCGGCGTTCCTGCGCCGATGGCTTTCTTTCCGTTCTCCGGCTGGAAAAACTCCTTCTATGGAGACCTGCATGCCAACGGCACGGACGGCGTGGAATTCTATACCCGCAAAAAAATGGTGACGGCGCGCTGGTAG
- the iolG gene encoding inositol 2-dehydrogenase, whose amino-acid sequence MKTIHIGIIGAGRIGKIHADNLLRIPGAKISAIGDLFAGDELRAWAASRGIPVVTNNSIEILESPDIDAVLICSSTDTHVPFIKQAAANGKHIFCEKPVSLSVDQTLEALAAVKAAGVSLQIGFNRRFDHNFRRVREIVSEGRIGEPHLIKITSRDPNPPHPEYIKGSGGLFMDMAIHDFDIARYLSGSEVVEVFAQGAVLVDPAIGEQGDIDTAVTMLRFENGALGVIDNSRQAVYGYDQRVEVFGSGGSVTADNDYPSTTVVSGPEGVTRDKPLYFFLERYTEAYMNEAKQFIESLQNGTPVPVNGHDGLQAELIALAAKRSLEQGRPVKLAELTAGTSVG is encoded by the coding sequence ATGAAAACCATTCATATCGGAATCATCGGTGCCGGACGAATCGGCAAAATCCATGCGGATAACCTGCTGCGCATCCCCGGCGCGAAAATTTCGGCCATCGGCGACCTGTTCGCCGGCGATGAGCTGCGTGCCTGGGCGGCGTCGCGGGGCATCCCCGTCGTCACAAACAACAGCATCGAAATCTTGGAAAGCCCGGATATCGATGCCGTGTTGATCTGCTCCTCGACGGATACGCATGTCCCGTTCATTAAGCAGGCCGCCGCAAACGGCAAGCATATTTTCTGCGAGAAGCCGGTCAGTTTGAGCGTGGACCAGACCCTCGAAGCGCTGGCGGCCGTAAAAGCGGCAGGCGTTAGCCTGCAGATCGGCTTCAACCGCAGGTTCGACCACAACTTCAGACGCGTTCGGGAGATTGTATCCGAGGGAAGGATCGGGGAACCGCATCTGATCAAGATCACCTCGCGCGATCCGAACCCGCCGCATCCGGAATATATTAAAGGTTCCGGCGGCCTGTTTATGGATATGGCGATTCATGATTTTGACATCGCCCGTTACCTATCGGGCAGCGAGGTGGTCGAGGTGTTTGCCCAAGGCGCGGTGCTGGTGGACCCCGCCATCGGCGAGCAGGGCGATATTGACACAGCCGTGACGATGCTTCGGTTTGAAAACGGCGCGCTCGGCGTCATCGACAACAGCCGCCAAGCCGTCTACGGGTATGATCAGCGGGTGGAGGTATTCGGCTCCGGCGGCAGCGTGACCGCCGACAACGATTATCCGAGCACCACGGTGGTCAGCGGCCCGGAAGGCGTCACCCGTGACAAGCCGTTGTATTTCTTTCTGGAACGGTACACGGAAGCGTACATGAACGAGGCGAAGCAGTTTATCGAAAGCCTTCAGAACGGCACGCCAGTGCCGGTTAACGGTCACGACGGCCTGCAGGCGGAGCTGATTGCGCTGGCGGCTAAACGCTCGCTGGAACAGGGCCGTCCGGTGAAGCTGGCCGAGCTGACCGCCGGTACTTCAGTGGGTTAA
- the iolB gene encoding 5-deoxy-glucuronate isomerase yields MPNFIVPATTPDREGCVLSITPQTAGWEYVGFQVFRLSEGQTLSRATGDQEAALVLLSGRADVKAAGEGWDNIGKRMSVFEKTPPFTVYVPSKQQYEVKALTETELAVCLAPGQGNHRARLIEPQDVGVENRGSGSMSRLVHNILPEQKPADSLLVVEVFTDGGNWSSYPPHKHDRDELPEESLLEETYYFRIEPEQGFAVQRVYTDDRSLNETMAVKDGEAVMVPEGYHPVSAPPGYDVYYLNVMAGPKRIWKFRNDPDHDWLMR; encoded by the coding sequence ATGCCGAACTTCATTGTACCCGCAACGACTCCGGACCGGGAGGGATGCGTGCTGTCGATTACGCCGCAGACGGCAGGATGGGAGTACGTAGGCTTCCAGGTTTTCCGTTTGAGCGAAGGCCAGACGCTGAGCCGGGCCACGGGAGATCAGGAGGCGGCCCTTGTTCTGCTGTCCGGGCGGGCCGACGTGAAGGCCGCGGGAGAAGGCTGGGACAACATTGGCAAACGCATGAGCGTGTTCGAAAAGACGCCCCCCTTTACCGTTTATGTGCCTTCGAAACAGCAATATGAGGTCAAGGCTCTTACTGAAACGGAGCTGGCGGTGTGCCTTGCCCCGGGGCAAGGGAATCATCGGGCACGTCTGATTGAGCCGCAGGATGTGGGCGTCGAGAACCGGGGCAGCGGCAGCATGTCGCGCCTGGTGCACAATATTCTGCCGGAGCAAAAGCCGGCCGACAGTTTGCTGGTGGTCGAGGTGTTCACGGACGGAGGCAACTGGTCCAGTTACCCGCCCCACAAGCATGACCGCGACGAGCTGCCGGAGGAGTCGCTGCTGGAGGAAACCTACTATTTCCGGATTGAGCCGGAGCAGGGGTTTGCCGTGCAGCGGGTCTACACGGATGACCGGTCGCTGAACGAAACGATGGCGGTCAAAGACGGCGAGGCCGTGATGGTCCCTGAAGGCTACCATCCGGTTTCCGCCCCTCCGGGTTATGACGTATATTACCTGAACGTCATGGCAGGTCCGAAGCGAATATGGAAATTCCGCAACGACCCGGATCATGACTGGCTGATGAGATAA
- a CDS encoding LacI family DNA-binding transcriptional regulator, with the protein MIRATIYDVAREAGVSIATVSHVINGKGKISRERREEILDIMKRLNYRPNAIASALAGKRTFTLGLLVPDISNPFFAEMARSVEDQGHQLGYSVIICSTDNQEEKVKRYVNLLRQKQVDGVIIGTGISHGELLKPLQEHSLAIALIARDNPALDASSVRVHDLEGGRLAAEHLLQLGHRRLAVLAENERVTSSSERVRGFVEAAASHGLELSPGCIAACDHKIEDGYRRAKAMLELAVRPTALFCCNDLLAVGALRAARELGLRVPEECSVVSFDDTILASVTDPPLTVIAQPIEQMGRMAVDLVVRGLSGKGDPARRIVLPPELIVRQSTTLPPA; encoded by the coding sequence ATGATAAGAGCGACTATTTATGACGTTGCGCGCGAAGCCGGCGTCTCCATTGCCACCGTTTCTCATGTCATCAACGGCAAGGGCAAGATCAGCCGCGAACGGCGTGAGGAAATTCTGGATATCATGAAGCGCCTGAACTATCGGCCGAACGCGATTGCTTCCGCCCTCGCCGGCAAAAGAACCTTTACTCTTGGATTGCTCGTTCCCGATATCTCCAACCCGTTTTTTGCCGAGATGGCTCGCTCCGTCGAGGATCAAGGACATCAGCTCGGTTACAGCGTGATCATCTGCAGCACGGACAACCAAGAAGAGAAAGTAAAGCGCTACGTTAATCTGTTGAGGCAGAAGCAAGTGGATGGCGTGATTATCGGGACGGGTATATCCCATGGCGAGCTGCTTAAGCCGCTTCAAGAGCATTCGCTGGCGATAGCGCTTATTGCCCGGGACAATCCTGCGCTTGATGCCAGCAGCGTCCGGGTACATGACCTGGAGGGAGGACGGCTGGCTGCGGAGCATCTGCTACAATTGGGTCATCGCAGACTCGCAGTGCTTGCTGAGAATGAACGGGTGACAAGCAGCAGCGAGCGGGTAAGGGGATTTGTTGAAGCTGCCGCTTCACACGGTTTGGAGCTGTCCCCCGGCTGTATTGCGGCCTGTGACCATAAGATCGAGGATGGTTACCGACGAGCTAAAGCCATGCTGGAGCTAGCGGTAAGACCCACGGCACTGTTCTGCTGCAACGACCTGCTGGCGGTCGGTGCCCTTCGGGCGGCCCGCGAACTCGGACTGCGCGTACCGGAGGAATGTTCGGTCGTCAGCTTTGACGATACGATTCTGGCCAGCGTCACCGATCCGCCGCTGACCGTTATTGCCCAGCCGATCGAGCAGATGGGCCGCATGGCGGTTGATCTTGTCGTAAGGGGGCTGTCCGGCAAGGGTGATCCTGCCCGTCGAATCGTGCTCCCCCCGGAGCTGATCGTCCGCCAATCGACGACCCTGCCGCCGGCTTAA
- a CDS encoding NADH:flavin oxidoreductase: MMISLHDSIRIGTLQLKNRMIMAPMQQNQGTPDSHATDYHVKFYSERAEHVSMIIIESTVVSANGRLFPDDIGIYTELHADSLRRIVDAVHAKGTPIFIQLTHAGRKAWPTVTEKSLAPSAIAYDDQYGLPETMSQADINAVIDQFRMAARRSLQAGFDGIELHAAHGHLLHQFLSPLSNRRTDAYGGSLENRVRFIHEVLAGIRTEVGNAYPVQLRVSASDFADGGLTPAEVALALTYLQSELDAVHVSSGGLVPAAPLATPEGYQTPYAAVIKQYVNIPVIAVGNIRTQAFANFILADGMADMIAIGRPLLEDANFGKKMLTLV; this comes from the coding sequence ATGATGATCAGCCTACACGATTCCATACGAATCGGAACCTTACAATTGAAGAACCGAATGATCATGGCTCCTATGCAGCAAAATCAAGGAACGCCGGATTCTCATGCAACCGATTATCATGTGAAATTTTACAGTGAACGGGCGGAACATGTCAGTATGATCATTATCGAATCTACCGTCGTGTCGGCAAACGGCCGGTTGTTCCCGGACGATATTGGAATATATACCGAACTGCATGCAGATTCCCTACGCAGAATTGTCGATGCGGTCCATGCGAAAGGAACGCCGATCTTCATCCAATTGACCCACGCTGGCAGAAAAGCATGGCCTACCGTCACCGAAAAAAGTCTGGCTCCTAGTGCGATTGCCTACGATGATCAATATGGACTTCCCGAAACGATGTCCCAAGCGGACATTAACGCGGTCATCGACCAGTTCCGGATGGCTGCCCGCCGAAGCCTCCAGGCCGGCTTTGATGGAATCGAGCTTCATGCCGCCCATGGTCATCTCCTCCACCAATTCCTCTCTCCGCTGTCGAATCGGCGAACGGACGCATATGGTGGGAGCCTTGAAAACAGAGTCCGCTTCATCCATGAAGTTCTGGCGGGCATCCGTACCGAAGTAGGAAACGCCTACCCGGTGCAATTGCGGGTTTCTGCATCCGACTTTGCCGATGGCGGCCTGACGCCGGCAGAGGTTGCGCTGGCCTTGACGTACCTTCAGTCCGAACTGGATGCCGTGCATGTATCTTCAGGCGGTCTCGTTCCTGCTGCGCCTTTAGCCACGCCGGAAGGCTACCAAACACCTTATGCGGCGGTGATCAAACAATATGTAAACATTCCGGTAATCGCGGTCGGCAATATACGCACCCAGGCGTTCGCCAATTTCATTCTAGCAGATGGGATGGCAGATATGATAGCCATCGGCCGCCCATTGCTGGAAGATGCAAATTTCGGTAAAAAAATGCTGACCTTAGTTTAA
- a CDS encoding Lrp/AsnC family transcriptional regulator has translation MDQIDLQILELLKHNARISFSELGRKVNMTQPAVSERVKRLEEKGVITEYRTVLSAEKMGKGVTAFILIQASHCGRLTTFAKQSQEVVEIYQVSGQYNFLMKIETGSMKSLETFIYQCSEYGHTTTMTVLSMPLDQQE, from the coding sequence ATGGATCAAATTGATCTTCAAATCTTGGAGCTGTTAAAGCATAATGCAAGAATCTCCTTCTCCGAATTGGGGAGAAAGGTCAACATGACGCAGCCTGCGGTATCCGAGCGTGTGAAGCGTTTGGAGGAGAAAGGCGTAATTACAGAGTATCGTACGGTTCTTTCAGCTGAAAAAATGGGGAAGGGCGTAACGGCCTTCATCCTGATCCAGGCCAGTCATTGCGGCCGTCTGACGACATTCGCCAAACAATCGCAGGAGGTCGTCGAGATATACCAAGTCAGCGGTCAATACAATTTTCTGATGAAAATCGAAACAGGTTCGATGAAGTCTCTCGAAACCTTTATCTATCAGTGCAGCGAGTATGGGCATACAACGACGATGACGGTCCTATCCATGCCTTTAGACCAACAAGAATAA
- a CDS encoding TetR/AcrR family transcriptional regulator, translated as MQTNRKRSDRRIVRSKEALKQSLLSLLSQKSFSSISITEIVESANYNRGTFYTHYDNKEALLDDILTPLMEELIASFRAPYGDVDVFHIDELPANAVKIFDHIHQNAGVYTSLFKSDVLPLVRDKMFSALKQIALEDLDYPGEELNHELLIIYNMNALIGLVFHWIENNFHYSVPYMRDQLILMINWRPRSVRTQIKRTDPT; from the coding sequence ATGCAAACGAACAGAAAAAGGAGCGACCGGCGCATCGTCCGCAGCAAAGAGGCTTTAAAGCAGTCGCTGCTGTCGCTGCTCTCGCAAAAAAGCTTCTCCAGCATTTCCATCACGGAAATCGTCGAATCGGCCAACTATAATCGAGGTACCTTCTATACCCACTATGACAACAAAGAGGCTCTGCTGGATGATATCCTGACTCCGCTCATGGAGGAGCTAATCGCTTCATTTAGAGCTCCATACGGGGATGTCGACGTTTTTCATATCGATGAGCTGCCCGCCAACGCGGTCAAAATATTCGACCATATCCATCAAAATGCCGGCGTGTACACGTCCCTGTTCAAAAGCGATGTGCTGCCGCTGGTCCGGGATAAAATGTTCTCCGCCCTTAAGCAAATCGCCTTGGAGGATTTGGACTATCCGGGCGAAGAGCTCAATCATGAACTTCTCATCATTTATAATATGAACGCCTTAATCGGCCTGGTATTCCACTGGATCGAGAACAATTTCCACTATTCCGTCCCTTATATGAGGGATCAGCTGATTCTTATGATCAACTGGAGGCCGCGAAGCGTTAGGACGCAGATCAAGCGGACGGACCCTACATGA